The Streptomyces kanamyceticus genome window below encodes:
- a CDS encoding bifunctional methylenetetrahydrofolate dehydrogenase/methenyltetrahydrofolate cyclohydrolase — protein sequence MTAQILDGKATAAAIKSELTARVAALKEKGVTPGLGTVLVGDDPGSQKYVAGKHRDCAQVGIASIQRELPATASQEEIEAVVRELNEDPECTGYIVQLPLPKGIDENRVLELMDPDKDADGLHPMNLGRLVLNEPAPLPCTPYGIIRLLRQHDVEIKGAEVVVVGRGVTIGRPMPLLLTRKSENATVTQCHTGTRDLAAHLRRADIIVAAAGVPHLIKPEDVKPGAAVLDVGVSRDENGKIVGDVHPGVAEVAGWISPNPGGVGPMTRAQLLVNVVEAAERSAS from the coding sequence ATGACCGCCCAGATTCTCGATGGCAAGGCCACCGCAGCCGCGATCAAGTCCGAACTGACCGCCCGCGTGGCGGCCCTGAAGGAGAAGGGCGTCACGCCCGGACTCGGTACCGTCCTGGTCGGCGACGACCCGGGCAGCCAGAAGTACGTCGCGGGCAAGCACCGCGACTGCGCGCAGGTGGGCATCGCCTCCATCCAGCGCGAACTGCCCGCCACCGCCTCCCAGGAGGAGATCGAGGCGGTCGTCCGCGAGCTGAACGAGGACCCGGAGTGCACGGGTTACATCGTCCAGCTCCCGCTGCCCAAGGGCATCGACGAGAACCGCGTCCTGGAGCTGATGGACCCGGACAAGGACGCCGACGGCCTGCACCCGATGAACCTCGGCCGCCTCGTCCTGAACGAGCCGGCGCCGCTGCCCTGCACGCCGTACGGAATCATCCGGCTGCTCAGGCAACACGACGTGGAGATCAAGGGCGCCGAGGTCGTCGTGGTCGGCCGCGGCGTGACCATCGGCAGGCCCATGCCGCTCCTCCTCACCCGCAAGTCCGAGAACGCCACCGTCACGCAGTGCCACACCGGCACCCGTGACCTCGCCGCCCACCTCAGGCGGGCGGACATCATCGTCGCCGCGGCGGGCGTGCCGCACCTGATCAAGCCCGAGGACGTGAAGCCGGGCGCCGCCGTCCTGGACGTCGGCGTCTCGCGCGACGAGAACGGCAAGATCGTCGGCGATGTCCACCCGGGCGTCGCCGAGGTGGCCGGGTGGATCTCGCCGAACCCCGGCGGTGTCGGCCCGATGACCCGCGCGCAGCTCCTGGTGAACGTCGTCGAGGCGGCGGAACGCTCCGCGAGCTGA
- the purH gene encoding bifunctional phosphoribosylaminoimidazolecarboxamide formyltransferase/IMP cyclohydrolase: MTAEANNAANANDAAQRPIKRALVSVYDKTGLEELARGLHEAGVELVSTGSTAGRIAAAGVPVTKVEELTGFPECLDGRVKTLHPKVHAGILADLRLEDHRRQLAELGVEPFQLVVVNLYPFKETVASGATPDECVEQIDIGGPSMVRAAAKNHPSVAVVTDPKRYADVLAAVKAGGFDLTARKRLAGEAFQHTAAYDVAVASWFADARGGAADEHSAAADESGFPEFLGATYTRDNVLRYGENPHQGAALYVDGTGGLAEAEQLHGKEMSYNNFTDTDAARRAAYDHDEPCVAIIKHANPCGIAIGANVADAHRKAHACDPLSAFGGVIAVNRPVSKEMAEQVAEIFTEVIVAPEYEDGALEVLTKKKNIRVLRAHQAPSNAVEVKQIDGGALLQVTDRLQADGDNPANWTLATGDALNEGELADLAFAWKASRAVKSNAILLAKDGASVGVGMGQVNRVDSAKLAVERAGEERARGAYAASDAFFPFPDGLEILTAAGVKAVVQPGGSVRDELVVEAAKKAGVTMYFTGTRHFFH; this comes from the coding sequence GTGACCGCCGAAGCGAACAACGCCGCGAACGCGAACGACGCCGCGCAGCGCCCCATCAAGCGCGCGCTCGTCAGCGTCTACGACAAGACCGGCCTGGAAGAGCTCGCGCGCGGGCTGCACGAGGCGGGCGTCGAGCTCGTCTCCACCGGTTCGACGGCCGGGCGGATCGCCGCCGCCGGGGTGCCCGTCACCAAGGTCGAGGAGCTCACCGGCTTCCCCGAGTGCCTGGACGGCCGCGTCAAGACGCTGCACCCGAAGGTCCACGCGGGGATCCTCGCCGACCTGCGCCTGGAGGACCACCGGCGCCAGCTCGCCGAGCTCGGCGTGGAGCCCTTCCAGCTCGTCGTGGTGAACCTGTACCCCTTCAAGGAGACCGTCGCCTCGGGCGCCACTCCCGACGAGTGCGTCGAGCAGATCGACATCGGCGGCCCCTCGATGGTCCGCGCCGCCGCCAAGAACCACCCCTCGGTCGCGGTCGTCACCGACCCGAAGCGCTACGCGGACGTGCTCGCGGCGGTCAAGGCGGGCGGCTTCGACCTGACCGCGCGCAAGCGGCTCGCGGGAGAGGCGTTCCAGCACACGGCGGCGTACGACGTGGCTGTCGCGAGCTGGTTCGCCGATGCCCGCGGCGGAGCCGCTGATGAGCACAGCGCCGCCGCCGACGAGTCCGGCTTCCCCGAGTTCCTCGGTGCCACGTACACGCGCGACAACGTGCTCCGCTACGGCGAGAACCCGCACCAGGGCGCCGCGTTGTACGTCGACGGCACGGGCGGTCTCGCCGAGGCCGAGCAGCTGCACGGCAAGGAGATGTCGTACAACAACTTCACCGACACGGACGCCGCGCGCCGTGCCGCGTACGACCACGACGAGCCCTGCGTCGCGATCATCAAGCACGCCAACCCGTGCGGCATCGCGATCGGCGCGAACGTCGCCGACGCGCACCGCAAGGCGCACGCCTGTGACCCGCTGTCCGCGTTCGGCGGCGTGATCGCCGTCAACCGCCCCGTCTCCAAGGAGATGGCGGAGCAGGTCGCCGAGATCTTCACCGAGGTCATCGTCGCGCCCGAGTACGAGGACGGCGCCCTCGAAGTCCTCACCAAGAAGAAGAACATCCGCGTGCTGCGCGCCCACCAGGCGCCGTCGAACGCGGTCGAGGTCAAGCAGATCGACGGGGGCGCGCTGCTCCAGGTCACCGACCGGCTGCAGGCCGACGGCGACAACCCCGCCAACTGGACGCTCGCCACGGGCGATGCCCTGAACGAGGGCGAGCTCGCCGATCTCGCCTTCGCCTGGAAGGCGTCCCGCGCGGTGAAGTCCAACGCGATCCTGCTCGCCAAGGACGGTGCCTCGGTCGGCGTCGGCATGGGCCAGGTCAACCGCGTCGACTCCGCGAAGCTCGCCGTCGAGCGCGCGGGCGAGGAGCGGGCCCGTGGCGCCTACGCCGCGTCCGACGCGTTCTTCCCCTTCCCCGACGGTCTGGAGATCCTGACCGCCGCGGGCGTCAAGGCCGTGGTCCAGCCGGGCGGTTCGGTCCGCGACGAGCTGGTCGTGGAGGCCGCGAAGAAGGCGGGCGTCACGATGTACTTCACGGGGACGCGGCACTTCTTCCACTGA
- the purN gene encoding phosphoribosylglycinamide formyltransferase: MAKSAVVARPKRLVVLVSGSGTNLQALIDAIGEEGTEGYGAEIVAVGADRDGIAGLERAERAGLPVFVCRVKDHDTREAWDAALAEATAAYEPDLVVSAGFMKIVGKEFLARFGGRVVNTHPALLPSFPGAHGARDALAYGVKVTGCTVHFVDDGVDTGPIIAQGVVEVRDEDDESALHERIKEVERTLLVDVVGRLARHGYRIEGRKVLIP, encoded by the coding sequence GTGGCCAAGAGCGCTGTGGTCGCGCGCCCCAAGCGCCTCGTCGTACTGGTGTCCGGGTCGGGCACGAATCTGCAGGCCCTGATCGACGCCATCGGCGAAGAGGGCACGGAGGGCTACGGGGCCGAGATCGTGGCCGTCGGCGCCGACCGCGACGGCATCGCGGGCCTGGAGCGCGCCGAGCGCGCCGGGCTCCCGGTCTTCGTCTGCCGGGTGAAGGACCACGACACCCGCGAGGCGTGGGACGCGGCGCTGGCCGAGGCGACCGCCGCGTACGAACCCGATCTGGTCGTCTCCGCCGGGTTCATGAAGATCGTGGGGAAGGAGTTCCTCGCGCGCTTCGGCGGGCGGGTCGTGAACACGCACCCCGCGCTGCTGCCCAGTTTTCCGGGGGCCCACGGCGCGCGCGACGCGCTCGCGTACGGCGTGAAGGTCACCGGCTGCACCGTCCACTTCGTCGACGACGGCGTCGACACCGGCCCGATCATCGCCCAGGGCGTGGTCGAGGTCCGGGACGAGGACGACGAGAGCGCTCTGCACGAGCGCATCAAGGAAGTCGAGCGCACGCTGCTCGTCGATGTCGTGGGGCGTCTGGCCCGGCACGGCTACCGCATTGAGGGACGAAAGGTTCTTATCCCGTGA